One Nocardiopsis gilva YIM 90087 genomic window, CGCCCGCCTCCTCGTCTGGCGCGCCGCCTGGATGGCCCGCCAAGACAAGGACTTCGCCCAGGCCGAGGGGTCGATGTCCAAACTCTTCGCCAGCGAGACCGCCACCTGGGTCACCCAAGAGGCCATCCGTATCCTCGGCGGCAACGGCTACACGCGTGACTACCCAGTGGAGCGCTGGCACCGCGACGCCACCATCTTCACCATCTTCGAGGGCGCCAGCGAGATCCAGCGCCTCATCATCGGCCGAACGGTGACCGGACTGCCGGTGAGGTGATGTTTGTGCAGGTAGAGGTGCGTCTCTAGGTGAATCGTGCTGCCTCGTTCGGGAGAGCGGCGCGGCGGTAGAGAAGTGGAAAGCTACTGCTTTCCATTCACATGTACCGTGCTCTCCCGGACCCGTGCTACCGCTCCTGTTTCCGGAAACGAGATCGTGTTGCCGGGCGAATTCCTTGCTCGGGGCGATGATGGCGAGGCACCGACGCTGCTCGAACGCAGCACATCCAGCGCAGGCAACTGAGAGGATCACCAAGGCGAACCCCGAGGCCTGCGGCGGTCACCTTGGGTGTGGCTCAGCGCTGGCGACGGTTTCAGGGCGCAGTTGACGTGCAGTGCCGAGAATGCGGCGGAAACGGGGGGTTCCAGCTCCGAGGACAGGACCGGGCCCGGGAGGTTCCGGGACGGCCGGGGACGAAGCCGGGTCGGAGCCTGCGGGCAACGATGGCCGCCTCGACGGCGGTCGCCGGGTGGAGGCCGCGGATCCGGGGGACGTCAACCATCCGTCCGCGCGCGAACGCGGCGGCGGTCGCGCCCGCCAACGGCAGCACCCAGGCTCCGATCAGGGCGCCCCTCCACCGCGGGTCCGGTTCGTGGCGGAGGGCGTAGGGGATCCAGAAGGAGGCGTCGGCGAGCGCGTCGGCGTAGGCGCCGAAGGGGGAGGCGGTTCCGGTCCTGCGGGCCAGGCGTCCATCGAGGAAGTCGGTGGCCAGCGCGGCCGGGCCGGTCCAGGCGCCGTCGGACAGCGCCGGCAGGTTGGCGCGCAGCAGGGTGAGCGTGTCGGCCACGCTGAGTCGGGTGCGCCCCTCCAGCATGCCCAGGTGGGTGATGGCCAGCAGCCAGCTCGCGGCAGCGCGGGCGCGGCCGCGGCCGTCCCGGGCTGCGCACAGGAACGCGGCGTGCAGCGCTGTGGCCTCGGCGGCGGCTTGGGGACGGCGGGCGGCCTCCCTCGCCGACCAGGCCGTGGCACGGGCGGCGAAGGCGGCCCAGGCGCGTGGGCGCCACCCGCCCTCACGCAGCCCGGTGAGCAGGGCGTCGGTCCTGCGCCTGCTGGAGCCGTCACCGGCTCCCAGGCGAACCGGCGCGTATCGGAAGTCGGTCACGTCCCTTGCTCTCGTTTCTGGAGGTCGCGACAGGAGCGCCAGCCCCCTCTTCGCCTGCCTCTGCAGAATTCCCGTAGCGGTGCGGCTGTAGCCAGGGCGACCCGGCGAGAACCTCACCAGCCAACGGAAGGCGAGCAATCGCCGCAGCTCGAACACAGGTAGTCCGCCAGATTGCCGTCCACGAGGCAGAACACGGGGACGGCACGCCGGCCTCCGAATGAGCCTAGGCGATGAATGGCTTCCTGACCTCAGCAGGGACTCCCCTCGTCGAGGTCGGGAATTCAGAGAGAGGGGGATGCGGGTCGGCGTCTGGTGCGGACGCGGGCACCCTGCTGTTGGCCGTTCGTCGGCCTACTCCGGTGTGCGGGCGGAATGGCATCGACGAATGGACAATGGGGTGCTCCTCCGGCCGGGGGAGGACGGAGCCCGGCCGGGGCCCGCATGCTGGGGCGAATCTGGCCGCGTCGAGCGGATGCGGGGCCGCGAGGCCCCGGCCCGTCACCCTCGACCCCCGACATAGCCCGACACAGGAGGCGATGCATGCGTCCGGTCGCAACCCCCCGAACGGCGGCGCTCGCAGTGGCGAGCGCCTGCCTCGCGCTGATCGTCGGAGCTCCTCCCGCGGCGCACGCCGACGAGTCGCCCGCCACCCCGCCGCGGACGACGGTCATCGGCGGCTCGTCCGCGACCACCGAGGAGCACCCGTGGATGGTCGCCCTGGCCAATCCGCGCAGCTTCCCCGACCGGCCCTCAGGCCAGCACTGCGGGGGCGCACTGGTACGGCCCGACAAGGTCGTCACCGCCGCCCACTGCGTGGACGACGCCGAGGAGCGCGACGGCCTGCTGGTCATCGCCGGACGCATCGACCTGCGCACCGACGACGGGTGGACACGCGAGGCGACCTCGGTCTGGACCCACGATCCGGTCTTCCCCGACCCCCACGGCGACCTGAAGCCGCGTCCCGGCGGCGACGTCGCCGTGATCACTCTGGACCGGCCGCTACCGCTCCGGACGCTGCCGTTGGCCCGGCCCGGTGACGGCAGGCTCACCGAACCCGGGCGCATGAGCACGGTCCTGGGGTGGGGGTCGACCCGGGCTCAGGAGCCCTTCCCGGCCTCCCCGGTCCTGCTGAAGGCGCGCATCCCGGTCACCGACGACGACGCCTGGACAGAGCGCGCCGCCGCCTACGGGCTGCTGAGCGCGGTGCTCCTTAGCCTGTTCCTCAGTGGCGTCCCCAGGTAGGTCGCTAGGGGCAGGCTCGAGGGGCATGCGAACATAGGCGCACAGGACGTCGATAACCATCTGGCGCAGCTCGCGCGTGGGGGCGTCGTCGGCGAGGTGCGCCAGGGCGTGCACTCCAGCTAGACGCACCGCGGCCTGCTCGCCCCGGCGGGCGTCGTTTTCTAGGACGCGCTGGCGGCGGTAGGCCACCACCAGTCCGACGGCCGCACCCAGCCCTGCGATCACCGCGAAGGCGAGTTTAAGTAGGTCGAACGCGGTCTTGGGTGTCAAGAGCCGCTCGGGCTTGACACCCTCGACGCCAAGGAGCAACAAGCCTGCGCCCGACAGTGCAAGAATGCCGGCGACAGCTGAGGCGAAGACGGTAACCAGGGACCAGCCGAGCGGCCATAGCTGGATCTCCGGGACGCGAGACAGAGGGCGGGCTAGGACTCGCCGTCGCGACGGCACGCTCTGGGGGTCAGCTGGAGTGGGGGATCGGTGGTCATGGCGCCACGTTAGGTGACTGGAGGAGAAGGCAGCGCTCCGGTTATCGCTTCGGTTTCCGGTAACGAATTCGTGTTACTGGTCGCAGTTACCAGCTCGAAACGATGACCTTCCGTTTCATGCCGCCTATCACCGGAACTTGGCGAAGCGCAGCTTGGAAGCGACGCCTGACAGTCCACCGGCCGCCACCTGCAGATTGATCGGCCGTGGAGTAAGTCGCGTGGCTGAGCCGTAGGTGGCGCGTTACCGCGGTAGCGCGAAGGCAGCCATCGCCGTCACTCCGATTAGCGCCCCGACAGCCACCTGTGCCGGTGTGTGGTCGCGCAGGTGGATGCGAGACCAGGCCACAACGGCCGCGAGTGGCCAGGCGATGACGGCAGCGGCGACCCCGTGCAGCAGCGTGAGGATGCCAGCGCCGACTACGGCCACCACTGTGTGCACGGAAACTTTCCATTTACCGCGATCCGTGATGGCCCACAGCACCGCGAGCGTTGCACCCATGGCGCTGCCGAGGACGGCCATGGCCTTTGGTCCACCAGCGGACAGGATCACGAGCGTGCCGATGGCGACCGATGCTAGGCACACGGCGAACGGCCAACGGCGACGTGCCCGTGTGTTCACGTGCCGGTCGTTCCACCATCCGCGTCGGATGCCGTAGTAGACGAAGCTCATCGGGAACACCACCCCGAAAAGAAGCACGACGCAAGCCCACAGGGCGGCCTCGGCGAGGGTAGAGGTCGAGTGCAGCGTCGTCGCGACAATTATGAGGCACACCACGACTGCGGGTGAGAGGGCTTCTGTGGCGGCGTGTGCTGCGAGGTCCGCCACCCGGTCTCTACTTGGAATGTGCGTGTTCTCCTGTGGCCTCGCGGACGATGTGGGCGACGACGGGGGAGTAGACGTAGGCCTCAGGGACGGGCATGAGTGCCGCGGAGTCGAGGCTAGGGGACATCGACGCTGGAGGATGCCGCTCTGAATGGTGGCCGCGTCACCGTAGGAGTGCGAAGACGACCATCGCGGCGGCCCCGACGAGTGCTCCGGCCACAAGTTGGGTCAGCGTGTGGTGGCGCAGGTGGAGGCGGGACCAGCCCACGAGAAGTACCAGTGGCCACGTGGCCACCGCCGCTGGGTGCACAGCGGCCAGGCCTGTGGTGGCGATGGTGATCGCCATTGAGTGCATCGATATCTTCCAGCGGGCCGCCACAGTGATGACGGCCATCACCACCAGAGCGACTGTCCAGCCGACCGTGAGGGCGATCATCTCCTGCGGGGCACCGAGGAGGGTGAGGACCGCGAGGCCGCCCGCGCTCGAAAGCGCGGAGACGGCCAGCGGCCACCGTCGCACAGCTCGGTCGGGAACGTGGTGATCGGACCAGGAGCCGCGTTTCACGCCGAGCAAGACGAACCCCATGGGGAACACCGCCCCGAAGAGAATGGCGAGGCCGCCCCACAGCAATCCCTGGAGCGTGGTGGGGGCCGCGTCCAGGCCGATGAGGAGGCCCATGACGGGGATGACGGTCCATGGGGCGAGGACCTCGCTCACCGCCGTGGCGGCAACGGCAGCGGGGCGCTTTCCGGGAGAGTCGGTGGCGATGTCGGTTGTGCGGGTCTCAGTCACGTCGGTGTTCTTCTTCAAGTAGTGCGGCGTGGTGCCGGAGGACGATTGGGGTGGCGAAGGTTCGGATACGAGGACGGTCGCCGCGGCGTCGGCCCTGCGTTCCAGTCGCCGCCAACCTTGTTCTGACCGGGTTACGAACCGCGGGGAGCAGCTTGAGCTCGTGGAGGTTGTTCGCGGCAGCGTCACATGATCCCATGTTTCGTGGGCGGGGTGTGCGCCGCAGCGGTCGCGGCGAGCAGTGTGTCCGCTGGCTAGGTGAGGTAGTCGTGGACCGGTGTCCCGATGGGGAGGACCATGTCGAAGGTGCCGAAGTAGCCGCCGAGGATCCGTGTGGGGGCGAAGGCCTGCAGCGGGTCGATCGCCGACCGGCTGTCCATGGTCAGTGAGGCGCGCCCGCTCCACAGGTCGGGCTGGTCGGTGGCGGTGCGGTGCGGGATGAAGTCCGTGTCGATCCGGATCAGTTCACAGGCGGTCGGCGGGGCGTCGGGGCGGCTCGCGGGGATCTTGCGCAGGGTGAGCACCGGAAGGGCGCCGAGTTCGGCGGGGTCGGCTGGGCGTTCCGGTGTGGTGGTCAAGGTCATGATGCGTCGGCCGGCGGGCCGGTCGGTGGTGGTGATCATCTGGTGTTGGGAGGTGTCGACACGGATGTCGGCGAACTCCTTGGGGAAGCCCCACGTCTCGCGTCCCGCCGCCATGGCGGCGTCGTTGGTGACGTAGATGAAGGGGTTGTAGTTGTAGCCCCGGACGTCGAGATCGACCTGGACGAACAGGAATGACTCGCGATAGGGCCCGTAGGTGGTCTGGGGGAAGTCGGCGCCCCAGGCGGTGCAGACCACGGGGTCGTGCAGGGGCGTGACCCCGTCGGGCAGCTGGGCGGCCACGGCGGCGGTGTCGGCCTCGTACATGGCGATCATGATCCGCGGGCCCTGGTAGTAGTGCGGTGAGGGCGGGTACAGCGGTCCACCGACCGGCATGGAATGTCCGTGGTCGACGACGTCCATGGGGCTTCCCTGGGGTAGCCACGCGCGGATGACCCGACGGTGTTGGTACGTGAAGTGATAAGTAATTGCTCTGAGTTACTTCTGCCTTGGATGGTGTCATGGCGTCGGTGGGCTCGGCGCTCCGACGCGCCGTTCGTATTCGGAGTGCGGTGGACCCGGCGGG contains:
- a CDS encoding CDP-alcohol phosphatidyltransferase family protein, which codes for MTDFRYAPVRLGAGDGSSRRRTDALLTGLREGGWRPRAWAAFAARATAWSAREAARRPQAAAEATALHAAFLCAARDGRGRARAAASWLLAITHLGMLEGRTRLSVADTLTLLRANLPALSDGAWTGPAALATDFLDGRLARRTGTASPFGAYADALADASFWIPYALRHEPDPRWRGALIGAWVLPLAGATAAAFARGRMVDVPRIRGLHPATAVEAAIVARRLRPGFVPGRPGTSRARSCPRSWNPPFPPHSRHCTSTAP
- a CDS encoding S1 family peptidase, with the protein product MRPVATPRTAALAVASACLALIVGAPPAAHADESPATPPRTTVIGGSSATTEEHPWMVALANPRSFPDRPSGQHCGGALVRPDKVVTAAHCVDDAEERDGLLVIAGRIDLRTDDGWTREATSVWTHDPVFPDPHGDLKPRPGGDVAVITLDRPLPLRTLPLARPGDGRLTEPGRMSTVLGWGSTRAQEPFPASPVLLKARIPVTDDDAWTERAAAYGLLSAVLLSLFLSGVPR
- a CDS encoding phosphatase PAP2 family protein; this encodes MADLAAHAATEALSPAVVVCLIIVATTLHSTSTLAEAALWACVVLLFGVVFPMSFVYYGIRRGWWNDRHVNTRARRRWPFAVCLASVAIGTLVILSAGGPKAMAVLGSAMGATLAVLWAITDRGKWKVSVHTVVAVVGAGILTLLHGVAAAVIAWPLAAVVAWSRIHLRDHTPAQVAVGALIGVTAMAAFALPR
- a CDS encoding phosphoesterase PA-phosphatase, which gives rise to MTETRTTDIATDSPGKRPAAVAATAVSEVLAPWTVIPVMGLLIGLDAAPTTLQGLLWGGLAILFGAVFPMGFVLLGVKRGSWSDHHVPDRAVRRWPLAVSALSSAGGLAVLTLLGAPQEMIALTVGWTVALVVMAVITVAARWKISMHSMAITIATTGLAAVHPAAVATWPLVLLVGWSRLHLRHHTLTQLVAGALVGAAAMVVFALLR
- a CDS encoding acetoacetate decarboxylase family protein, with translation MDVVDHGHSMPVGGPLYPPSPHYYQGPRIMIAMYEADTAAVAAQLPDGVTPLHDPVVCTAWGADFPQTTYGPYRESFLFVQVDLDVRGYNYNPFIYVTNDAAMAAGRETWGFPKEFADIRVDTSQHQMITTTDRPAGRRIMTLTTTPERPADPAELGALPVLTLRKIPASRPDAPPTACELIRIDTDFIPHRTATDQPDLWSGRASLTMDSRSAIDPLQAFAPTRILGGYFGTFDMVLPIGTPVHDYLT